GCGCATAAGTGTGTTCGTAAAGCCCACGTACGCCCGGCAGCGTGTGCGTGGGTCTGCTGGCAGTGCTAAGGAGCTGCtttgtaaaacaaagcaaacacacctAAACGGGACCTTCGGTGGgcaattattaaatttaactGCCCATCGGAAAAGCGAGGGAACGAAAGTACGTccataaacaacaaaaaaaaagagaagaaacaataaaacaagcaaGCGGCCAAGCGCTCCCGAGCCTCACCGAGGCGCGCACACTCACGACGCCCCCTCTCGTGGCCCTTGGCgccaaccaacaccaccaaaaaacccaacctGCCCGCCGAGTGCAGTGTGTGGCTCTTGCCCACTATCATCTTACTCCGGATTGCTTACCAATCACTACCGATCGCCATTTGGGGCGGTCGTAAAAGCGCACGCATACAAGCGTGAGTGCTGCCGCTCTCGTGCAACGTACGGTGCAACCGGTCGCGCTAGCGTGTATgtgtacgagagagagagagagagtgacggAGAAGCACAGTGCCTACCGTTTGGCAATTAAAGCGCGTCTCAGTGGGTGAACCACTACGAGAGGAGCCAGTGGTGCAACACGAGGGGAAACAGCAGCATGTTGTCGTTCGTACGGTAATAAAAGTGTACAATTAcgcgctctcgctctgtctgtggttgttggtttttggttgttgctgctgttggttgtACTCCACCAAACTTCGGGAGGTGTCCTGTGTTTGGCAGGGTCctgtccttctttttttttgtgattgtgGCCATCAAATCCTGCGTTTTAGTTTTTGGGCAAGCCGTTCCGGGGGCTTTCtgcaacctcgatcaaaaatcaATGCCCCCCTCCCACGCCAAGTGCGCTGATTATAATGTGGTGTGCGTGTAATGTTGCCTAGATAACGGGCTTTAGAGCAGGGATGAGTAACCTggttgtgtgatttttggCCGACCCAAGGACTAGCCTTCTCTCGCTTGGAGATTGCACGGTTCCCAGTGTACAGGAGAGTTTTCCGAGTTTTCAACACCGACAGAGTACGTATACATCCGTCAAAAGCTGCGTTTGGGTTGAGAATAAGCGCGTAACTGGTGGCCTAGCGACAAGGGCACGTAAAGGGCCATAGACACACACTGCATCGTGTGCATTTATCGGTTACATAAGAACCGGAAGTAAATATTCGCCCTGACAACAGCAAGTATTAGGTGCGCCACTAAGTTCGCTACTGACGGCACGGGAGGCCATAATGTAGAACAGACGGTCACATATCGCATGTTGTATACATGTTCTTAGAGCTCATTACTGATTACGGGGTTTTGCATTATACACTCatggttgattgaaaatgaGCGATTTGCTGCCAAATAAGCGCCGTTTTGCAGGAGAgtattgattttcctttgcaaATCGCACGCAGCCTGACGTTTATCCGTAGCTGAAAAATGTGTGCGAATGTGCCATCCTAAGTGAAACGTTGTCACGAAATATGTTGCATCGTTTCAAAATAACGATATCGACGTTGATGACCGTTAACGTGAAAAGAGACTAACTGTTTAGAATTTCAAATCATAGGAAACCTTAACAACAGACACTTTGACCGTACGAGAATGCTGAGCCTTTTAACAGTTCGCATGCGGGTAACGtatttttacgtttttctgTCTCCTGGTTTACAAGATTTGTGGTGGTTAACGGGTATTCACGTACGTACGAAATATATGGGAGATTACTAAAACCAGCGTTGATAACATGAAAGTccttttacaaaaaaaatactagtTTTCGGAACACTCAGAAAGTATTTACCAGAGCTTTAGCAGAGTGCCTGAAAAAAATCCTAAtttgaaaaaaggagaaacaaTCTTTCGTAGAAAGAATGATATAATGGCCAATGTTTGACAATCAATGAAAGAGGTCAGTCTCATCACCTTTTAACCGTTCGGCGGAAATGAAAGCAAGTTGCAACATTTATCGTGATCGTGGACACAAAATTATACAGCCAAAAATgctttgatcgattttaacAAATACATGAAAAGAGTAGATCGGCCCGATAAGGATTTGTCGTATTATAGTTTTTTAttacataaaacaacaaagTGGACAAAGCGCTTAGCAATGTACCAATCTGTAGCAATCTACCTGAATGTTGATGTAGCAATCTACCTGAAATTAGAAAAACTAGTAAAATATCAAAGACATGTAAACATACATTGGAGAAAATTGTTGATGCCGGGAAAAtccacaaacgaaacgaaacatgtACCATAAAAACGGAGcagttttcgatttttttcgaaCCTTCTGTATAACTAAATGTGTTATAAACCTCATTTTAAAGTTCTGTAGCCTTTCTTAAActtttatatttatacaaaaaaaggatagtGTTAAAATGATGAAGTTAATGTCAGTAAGATAATGCTCTTGATCTGATAATAGTGTTATCTGAACTTAATGGAACTCAATAACCCAAAATCGATCCATATTTACCAAAATACAATCGAATGCAAAAGCGTGATTTTGCAGCATAATAATAGCTGGTATCACGTAACAAAACTCTTTAAAAACCTCCTTAGAAATAATCATATGAGAAATTTTACCTCTCGAGGTAATTTCTATAAAACGAGTAACAATTGTTTGTCAAAATTGATGAATAATTTCCTTGATAAAATGGGCGCAAACGTAGTTGCGCTGGTAGAACATAGTGCGTGACTAAATACGTAGATTGTGAACCTAATACATAGTCATTTGTGCTTCGGACGTCATGAATCTGCTAATGAATACACTTTTATCTCGGTTTAGTATGGGCTCTTCGGTATACGGCTGTTTGCTTCAACAACATTTTTCAATGTATGCCTTTGTTTCGTAAATGGTGATTTTTGGATTCGTTATACAGTGTATTTACGCCTAATTCCATCAGTAAAGATTATCTTAGCCTATATTAAGTACTCGAGGTGTTAGGCagtaaaatgattaaaataacTAAGAACTCGTGAATTTGAAGAAATTTGTTCATTATGCGAGTTGTAGAGTACTTCTCTCTTTATCGCTAGTATAATTGCTCTCGATCGATCAATCAGTTCAATCAGCTGGTTTATGGtgtggaaattaaaattttaacaaCTCGATAGGTTttctgaaaaagaaaagatgcaAATATAGACGAAAACAAGGGCGTTTTGTGTCAATTGTATGTCTCCACCAATACAAGGACGCTCCGATTGTTATTCTTACTGTCATGTGAAAAGGCTCGTGTTGCGTTGCAGATGCGTAGCTAGAATTCTCCATGTTTGCTTGATATCTTTCTGTGTTGCAAGTACAATACTCGAAATCAATAGCGGCTTTGATCGGCTAATAATGTGCCGTGATTTCCATTACGTAAATGGCACTATTGGTGGGCAAAAGCTAAATAATGTAGAAACAAGACCTTAACCTCACATCCCATCTTGCATTGCATCTAGCGGCCATGTTGCAATTTCAATATGTACAACTGACTAACCTGCATTGTACATTCTCGATGGAAGTAAAGTGTTTAAGTTTAACTTTTTCCCATTTATGTGCACTCTATGTGCACAAGAAATGCCTGGTACAACGCTATTCTAATAGTTGCGCTTAAGCAATTGTAATGCAAGAAGAGGAAGATCTAAAGTTAGGTTATATTCTTCATACGGTTACACATCGCTCTCGTAGTACATTATCACTTGTTCCCAACGGTTCATTCTCCTCATGTGCTACGGCTGTGAAATTATCGATAgacgcacacaccaccacgtGTGTTACACGAAACGGACAACAACTAGCGCTCGCGTATTGGTGGCGTGCCTCCATGCGCGCTCTTTAATGCGTTATtacctgtgcttttttttgcctattcTCGTCTAATTTTCCCGTTACCTTTTCTTCCCCCCCCACCCCggggtttcttcttcattttccggACCGTTTCCATCCGCCGGTCGGGCTGAAAACAGATGTCGGCCGGTACGCAGCTGCAGATGGCACCGCAGACAACAATAGTACAACAAGTTGGCCAAGTCGATCAAACCGCGTCGCACCATCACCACTCATCGCAtcatctgcagcagcagcagcagcagcagcaacagcagcagcagcagcaacaaacgcatcatcatccgcagcacttcagcagcaacaatcaaccgcatcatcaacagcaggTGGCGACGGTGCTGACcacgcaccagcagcaaacgtCACCCGCTGCTACAACGGCAgccattgctgctgctctcgGCGGTGGTGTGGGTGTTGGTGGCAGCGGCAcgagtggtggtggtagcggcggcaacagcagcagcaacaacaacaacaacaccggcaCCGTCAGCAGCAACTGCATCTCGTTGCCGGTTTCGGCGCAAtcgacgacgaccacgacaACAACGACGGCGGCAGCGAATGCCGGACATCCCACGGTTCATGGTGGCagcctccagcagcaacagcaacaacagcagcagcagcagcagcaacaacaccatccCCATCATACGCACCTCCACCATAACAACAACAAGGATCAGGACTCGAACATGAGCACCGGTTCGTCGCACAGTGATAAGGAGGCGGATACGATCGTGAGCAGCGCGATGGCGTCGGCGGTGGCCGCGGCGCTGGCGGTTGCGGTGGCCCCCACCCCCGAGAAGGTCCCCCGGGCGGCGTCCGAGCGCAAACGGAAGCGGAAAGCTCCGGACGACAACGGCGGTCCAggaggtggcggtggcgggGGAATGGGGTGCGGTGGGGCGGGCAGTGGCGCCGGGGGTCATTTTCGTGATAGTAGAGATAATATTAAGGGCCTGCGGCTGTCGATGCCGTCGCTCAGTGATACTAAGAAAattaatgaatatttttctaAACACACGGTgatggcggcggcggcggcggctgctTCGTCGCTCCGCGTGCCCTCGCACCATGGCGGTGGCACCACCGttagcagtagtagtagtagcgCGTTAGCCGGTGGTATAGTGTccccgaccaccaccaccaccatcccgTCGGCCGGAAGTGGCGGCAACAATGGGGCCGCATCCGGTGCCACCGGTGTTGGAGCGTTAGGAGCAATAACGAGTAGCCCGCACGTGGatccgggtggtggtggtggcaccgGGACCGTAACCGTGACGACGGGTCCCAACCGGAAGAGCCCCAACCCGCAGCAGCAGTCACCCCACCCGACCGGCCAGTACCCGATGTTTCCTCCTAGTCCGCAAACGCCCCATCTTCCGGTGGCCGCCACGAGTGCTGCGAATCTTGGCAGCAATGGCAGCAGTACCGAGCTGTTCGCCACCGGTGGAAGCGGTCGGGGTCAGCGGCagcaggtggtggtgggtggtggggcgGTGGCAGGGGCGGCGGCCTCCGTTGCAGCACCATTGCCGCCGGGGTCGCCCAGCAACGCTTCCGTACTAGTTCCTCCGGCCGTTtcggcggctgctgcagcggcggcggcgatagcggcagcggcggcggctgcggcCACATCGTCACCCTCCGCCACCACTGTGCTGTCACCTATCACCACACCCATCGTCAGCTCGTCGCCggccacgacgacgacgatatCGGGCGTGTcgatgcagcaacagcagcaccagcagcaacagcaacagcagcagcaacaacagtatCACCCTATCGTAGTAGTGGCCAATTGCAGCACGTCGTCAAGCGTGCACCAGAAGCAAACGGGCGCGATCACCTCGGCTAGCAGTcagcagaagcaacagcaacaacagtcGATCAACCATCAAAATCAagcaaaccagcagcagcagcagcagcaacagcagcaaccttCGCCAGCTGGAGTcactcagcagcaacagcaacgagaTTCACAATCCCAGACGGCGTTAGCGTCGCAGCAAACGGGAGGACAAGCTGCGCAAAACTCTACGCTTGTTGCGGCCAGCAAtattcagcaacagcaacaacagcagggtAATGGAGCCACCCCGACGACAGCCACCTCGGCTGGAAGCAACTGCAACTCTGGCACCGTGagcgatcatcatcaccagcgcGTGACGCTGGTATCGTGCAGCaacacgagcagcaacagcagcagtaatgGTGGAGCTGCTGGAGGACCTTTACCGGTTGCGAACTCCCCAACTGGTGAGCTACCAAGCGGTGTTGGGGGCAACAACGCACCCCACACAACGTCGGTGGCAACCTCGACGAcaagcagcagtagcagcagcaacaacaacaacaacaacaattcCATTCTACAACTTCCTGGTGGTGCCGTCGTGACGACGACACCCGCCAAATCGATTGCGCAGAAGTTGCAGATGCAGCAAAGCTCCACACCATCGTCGACggcggctggtggtggtgggggtgtgCAGAGTGAAACCGGAGGTAGCAGCAACAATGGCGGCACCTTCGGCAGCAGCAAGTTCGGGCAGCAACCGCAACAGCAACCGCAATCGGGCGTCTCCTCGACGGCGACCCTCATGCTGACGAAGTTTGTGCAGACTGACCTAACGCAGGCGGACATTACCGAGCGGGATCACGACTTCGAGACCAGCCGGACGCGGGTGGACGAGCTGTCGCGGTTGTCGGATGAACAGAAGTGTCAGCTGAGCGTGCACCAGAAGGCGATCGAGCAGCACAAAAGCCAGATCAGCAAGTGCGTTGAGGTGGTGAAGAAGCTGCTGAAGCAGAAGAGCAACATCGAGAAGAAGGAGGCGCGGCAGAAGTGCATGCAGAATAGGTTGCGGCTTGGGCAGTTTGTGACGCAGCGTGTCGGTGCCACCTTCCAGGAGAACTGGACCGATGGTTACGCCTTTCAGGAGCTTGCAAAGTAAGCCCCCTCATCGGCGAGATGTTTGAAAAAGGATCTATCTaatcgggtttttttttgtttgttctttcaCAATTTCACAGACGCCAGGAGGAGATCACTGCCGAGCGGGAAGAGATCGATCGTCAGAAGAAGTTGCTGATGAAGAAGCGACCCACGAACAGCGAGGGAGGCCGAAAGCGCAACAACTCGTCAGCGACGGGTGGCGGTGCAAGTGGCACCGGTGGTACGGTTGACCGCGGTGGCAGTGGCCCGGGCGGAACGGGaagtggtgccggtggtgccggttccctcggtggcggtggtgttgTCGGCAGCAACACCGGCAACGTTGGCAGTGGTGGAACCGGCTCGGCCCTGCACAACGGCAACGACAGCACGTTCCTGAAGCCGGACCCGGTGGTGAACAGCAATACCACGTTCACGCTGCAGGAGTACTACGAGTGTGATGAGATTCTGAAGCTGCGCCAGAATGCGCTCAAAAAGGAGGACGCCGATCTGCAGCTCGAGATGGAGAAGCTCGAACGGGAGCGCAATCTGCACATCCGCGAGCTGAAACGGATACACAACGAGGATCAGGTGCGCAAGAAGAGGGATCCTGTCAAAGGGGAAGACTCGCTTTTTTGGCTCCCAAAAGGatggagggggggaggggggcatgaatggtccttttttttacattctcaTATCCACTTCTCACTGCAGTCGCGCTTTAACAATCATCCGGTGCTGAACGATCGATACCTGCTACTCATGCTGCTCGgtaagggtggcttttccgaagTGCACAAGGCGTTCGACCTGAAGGAGCAACGCTATGTGGCTTGCAAAGTGCACCAGCTAAACAAAGACTGGAAGGAGGACAAGAAGGCGAACTACATCAAGTGAGTATACTGCGCGAGTTGAGTTGAACGTATTTCGAGGACTTTCAACatcgatttccttttttccacgtcCAATTACAGGCACGCGCTCAGGGAGTACAACATCCACAAGGCGCTCGATCATCCGCGGGTGGTGAAGCTGTACGACGTGTTCGAAATCGATGCCAACTCATTCTGCACCGTGCTGGAGTACTGCGACGGGCACGATCTGGACTTTTACCTGAAGCAGCACAAAACCATCCCGGAGAAAGAGGCCCGATCGATCATCATGCAGGTGCGTGTGGTGTTGCTGTCTTCAGGAGGAGTTGACGCAGGATCTAACCTCCAAAAACATTCTGCCCTTTCCCGCAGGTCGTGTCGGCCCTCAAGTATCTGAACGAGATCAAACCGCCCATCATACACTACGACCTGAAGCCGGGCAACATCCTGCTGACCGAGGGTAACGTGTGCGGTGAGATCAAGATTACCGACTTCGGTCTGTCGAAGGTGATGGACGAAGAGAACTATAACCCCGACCATGGTATGGACCTTACGTCACAAGGTGCTGGAACTTATTGGTGAGCAACGAAGCGCAGTGAGAGCCGGCGTGTGAATTTTTGATGTGTGATGGCAGTCCTCCCCATTTTCAAAAAGCGAACACTGTTCAAGCGATAGTAGACCTTCCTTTATACGCCCTTCCTGCTTCTGTGTCCTTGCTGACAGAAACCAACGTGTGTGAGCGCTTCTTAGCGTGATGGGGAACTGGGAGCTGATCGAGATTTGGGCTCCTTCTCCAAACCCTCAACGTGCTCTCGCAACACCATTAAGCATGCTAattctcgtgtttttttcttcttcttcctttctttctctacGAATTGCGTTATCCTTGCGTTGTTGCACCGCTGGGGTCAGGTATCTGCCACCGGAGTGCTTCGTTGTCGGTAAGAATCCACCGAAAATATCCTCCAAAGTGGACGTGTGGAGT
This genomic interval from Anopheles nili chromosome X, idAnoNiliSN_F5_01, whole genome shotgun sequence contains the following:
- the LOC128729164 gene encoding serine/threonine-protein kinase tousled-like 1, producing MKNKQPQQPAPKKQKKPQQQQQQQQQQQPQPEHPQLWQRSSPPRYNQQPYQEPQQKKSLSDIMLSSYYIYMSAGTQLQMAPQTTIVQQVGQVDQTASHHHHSSHHLQQQQQQQQQQQQQQQTHHHPQHFSSNNQPHHQQQVATVLTTHQQQTSPAATTAAIAAALGGGVGVGGSGTSGGGSGGNSSSNNNNNTGTVSSNCISLPVSAQSTTTTTTTTAAANAGHPTVHGGSLQQQQQQQQQQQQQQHHPHHTHLHHNNNKDQDSNMSTGSSHSDKEADTIVSSAMASAVAAALAVAVAPTPEKVPRAASERKRKRKAPDDNGGPGGGGGGGMGCGGAGSGAGGHFRDSRDNIKGLRLSMPSLSDTKKINEYFSKHTVMAAAAAAASSLRVPSHHGGGTTVSSSSSSALAGGIVSPTTTTTIPSAGSGGNNGAASGATGVGALGAITSSPHVDPGGGGGTGTVTVTTGPNRKSPNPQQQSPHPTGQYPMFPPSPQTPHLPVAATSAANLGSNGSSTELFATGGSGRGQRQQVVVGGGAVAGAAASVAAPLPPGSPSNASVLVPPAVSAAAAAAAAIAAAAAAAATSSPSATTVLSPITTPIVSSSPATTTTISGVSMQQQQHQQQQQQQQQQQYHPIVVVANCSTSSSVHQKQTGAITSASSQQKQQQQQSINHQNQANQQQQQQQQQQPSPAGVTQQQQQRDSQSQTALASQQTGGQAAQNSTLVAASNIQQQQQQQGNGATPTTATSAGSNCNSGTVSDHHHQRVTLVSCSNTSSNSSSNGGAAGGPLPVANSPTGELPSGVGGNNAPHTTSVATSTTSSSSSSNNNNNNNSILQLPGGAVVTTTPAKSIAQKLQMQQSSTPSSTAAGGGGGVQSETGGSSNNGGTFGSSKFGQQPQQQPQSGVSSTATLMLTKFVQTDLTQADITERDHDFETSRTRVDELSRLSDEQKCQLSVHQKAIEQHKSQISKCVEVVKKLLKQKSNIEKKEARQKCMQNRLRLGQFVTQRVGATFQENWTDGYAFQELAKRQEEITAEREEIDRQKKLLMKKRPTNSEGGRKRNNSSATGGGASGTGGTVDRGGSGPGGTGSGAGGAGSLGGGGVVGSNTGNVGSGGTGSALHNGNDSTFLKPDPVVNSNTTFTLQEYYECDEILKLRQNALKKEDADLQLEMEKLERERNLHIRELKRIHNEDQSRFNNHPVLNDRYLLLMLLGKGGFSEVHKAFDLKEQRYVACKVHQLNKDWKEDKKANYIKHALREYNIHKALDHPRVVKLYDVFEIDANSFCTVLEYCDGHDLDFYLKQHKTIPEKEARSIIMQVVSALKYLNEIKPPIIHYDLKPGNILLTEGNVCGEIKITDFGLSKVMDEENYNPDHGMDLTSQGAGTYWYLPPECFVVGKNPPKISSKVDVWSVGVIFYQCLYGKKPFGHNQSQATILEENTILKATEVQFANKPTVSNEAKSFIRGCLAYRKEDRMDVFALAKHEYLQPPVSKHNRSSNAQNQHVGGQNSSTGTSGAGGGGGGGGGGGGGSGGSGGAGGNQIGQQTSFSTGMFGNMNQSSSS